From the genome of candidate division WOR-3 bacterium, one region includes:
- a CDS encoding creatininase family protein, translating to MERRLLNLNNRQLSEKLKEDSIDTVILPVGTIESHGVTPLGTDVIIPEKIALDICNDLNAIVAPTISYGLTKGLLPHKGSMTLSETTFENILFDVALSLKRIGFRKVVIINGHGGNINSIKNAQYRIYKEIGLYSVTVNWWILCSDIPVKLFGKTGGHAAVDETAMIQAIDPELVHWEYLCGVEKFRPFQGVDSIPYPSNILVYDELGGEPVDDEVLSKKFYEKVVSRVSEVSKQILESMDSLINSNLLS from the coding sequence ATGGAAAGAAGATTACTAAACCTAAACAACAGACAATTGTCGGAAAAATTGAAAGAAGATTCAATCGACACGGTAATTCTCCCTGTTGGAACAATCGAATCTCACGGAGTGACGCCTCTTGGAACGGACGTTATAATCCCCGAAAAAATAGCATTGGATATTTGCAATGATCTCAACGCGATTGTAGCGCCTACCATTTCTTACGGTTTGACAAAAGGGCTGCTTCCGCATAAAGGCTCAATGACTCTATCAGAGACCACTTTCGAAAACATACTTTTTGATGTCGCCCTTTCCTTGAAAAGAATAGGTTTCAGAAAAGTTGTGATAATTAACGGCCATGGAGGCAATATTAATTCTATTAAAAACGCTCAATATAGAATTTACAAAGAAATCGGTTTGTACTCGGTGACTGTGAATTGGTGGATTTTGTGCTCGGATATCCCGGTAAAACTATTCGGTAAAACAGGCGGACACGCTGCGGTCGATGAAACTGCTATGATTCAGGCAATTGATCCAGAACTGGTTCATTGGGAATACTTGTGCGGAGTTGAAAAATTCAGACCTTTTCAAGGCGTTGATTCTATACCTTATCCTTCCAACATTCTCGTCTATGACGAGCTTGGAGGAGAACCCGTCGACGACGAGGTTTTGTCAAAGAAATTTTATGAAAAAGTCGTGTCACGAGTTTCGGAGGTGTCCAAGCAAATTCTTGAAAGCATGGATTCATTGATCAATTCAAATTTATTATCTTAG
- a CDS encoding PAS domain-containing protein, producing the protein MKKLILSPDEINSFVLQENKCILIENGKIVFVNDSMKFLFSTDPIGYSVKDLFQPEDFSSNSRLISLLNNPQKLHCYWLGVHMVIDRIIYPSNILVSSIKISNRWLWRIYAFFDIDDFFKRHFSSLFLDYIPDAVAFIDSESNIISANKVFLETFGYGLKEEIFKKNIDRLILPENEYAAGKEMTKNIMMGMRLGKDDVPRIRKDGSIIWVSIAGGPVYFEDDTYNKKDTEPIGIVVIYRDVTEQHVKREIYAAQEMKIQNFYKYRIKASEAYNIEESLEILAEGFYQNSFLGIFFNINSDKGKLIIRKGLFENTMFEEKVIEQLKSRYRDNFSYITEKHYHILDFTEERTKSPETITNKILFSPFLMNEDIYINEFPKNFILAVSEAEKIEYNEELFSMYSQTIHILTQQNILKENRENLLRTEVLLQTAGAVSHRITQPLTVAMLSTSQIHNICEDQAIIKHIDLTMEALKRMEDEIKKLRNITEYNTEKYIGETKIINLN; encoded by the coding sequence ATGAAAAAATTAATTCTATCCCCAGATGAAATAAATAGTTTTGTCCTTCAAGAAAATAAATGCATTCTTATTGAAAACGGCAAAATAGTTTTCGTCAACGACAGCATGAAGTTTCTTTTTTCAACGGACCCAATTGGATATTCTGTTAAAGATCTTTTTCAACCAGAAGACTTTTCCAGCAATTCAAGGTTGATTTCTCTGCTCAACAATCCTCAAAAACTCCACTGTTACTGGTTGGGCGTTCACATGGTTATTGACAGGATAATTTACCCGTCTAATATTCTTGTTTCATCCATCAAGATTAGCAATCGCTGGCTCTGGAGAATTTACGCTTTTTTCGATATAGACGATTTTTTCAAGAGGCATTTTTCATCTTTATTCCTGGATTATATTCCAGACGCCGTCGCTTTTATAGATTCGGAAAGCAATATAATAAGCGCTAACAAAGTATTTCTTGAGACGTTTGGATATGGCCTCAAAGAAGAAATTTTCAAAAAAAATATCGACCGTCTGATTCTGCCTGAAAATGAATACGCTGCAGGTAAAGAAATGACGAAAAACATCATGATGGGCATGAGACTGGGCAAAGATGATGTACCGAGGATTCGAAAAGACGGTTCGATTATTTGGGTCAGCATTGCAGGAGGCCCGGTTTATTTCGAAGACGACACTTACAACAAAAAAGACACCGAACCAATTGGTATAGTAGTTATATACAGGGATGTCACTGAACAGCATGTAAAAAGGGAAATATACGCGGCTCAAGAAATGAAAATTCAGAATTTCTACAAATACAGAATAAAGGCATCCGAGGCATACAACATTGAAGAAAGTCTGGAAATCCTCGCTGAAGGTTTTTATCAAAATTCATTTTTGGGGATTTTTTTCAACATAAATTCCGACAAAGGGAAATTGATTATCAGAAAAGGGCTATTCGAAAATACAATGTTTGAGGAAAAGGTCATCGAGCAGTTGAAAAGCAGATACAGAGACAACTTTTCTTATATTACTGAGAAGCATTATCATATCCTTGATTTTACAGAAGAAAGGACTAAATCGCCTGAGACGATCACAAATAAAATCCTGTTTTCCCCGTTTCTGATGAATGAAGATATTTACATAAACGAATTTCCAAAAAATTTCATTTTAGCCGTGTCTGAAGCTGAAAAAATCGAGTACAACGAAGAGCTTTTTTCAATGTACAGCCAGACAATCCACATATTGACACAACAAAATATTTTAAAAGAAAACAGGGAAAACCTTCTTCGAACTGAAGTTCTTCTTCAAACGGCAGGAGCTGTTTCTCATCGGATAACTCAACCACTCACGGTAGCGATGCTATCTACTTCACAAATACACAACATCTGTGAAGATCAAGCAATCATAAAGCATATAGATTTGACAATGGAAGCTTTGAAAAGAATGGAAGATGAAATAAAAAAATTGAGAAATATCACTGAATACAACACCGAAAAGTATATTGGTGAAACTAAGATAATAAATTTGAATTGA
- the gmd gene encoding GDP-mannose 4,6-dehydratase, with translation MKSKIALVTGITGQDGSYLAEFLLGKGYEVHGMRRRTSIFNTDRIDHIYDDPHMPGAKLFLHYADLTDSSSIIKLLGKIKPDEIYNLGAQSHVQVSFETPEYTAQSDALGTLRILEGMRILNINDSVKFYQASTSELYGKAHEFPQNENTPFHPRSPYGVAKLYSYWITVNYREAFDFHASNGILFNHESPRRGETFVTRKITRAVARIKHKVQKRLYIGNLNAQRDWGFAGDYVEAMWLMLQQEKGDDYVIATGKTFSVRYFLENCFKKIGVVIAWKGEGVEEQGIDDSTGEVLVKVDPDYFRPAEVEKLVGDSSKARQKFGWEPKVSLDELIDMMMESDIKQVEMEMAIKNSGFNYSARGRADKLL, from the coding sequence ATGAAATCTAAAATAGCTTTAGTTACTGGCATAACAGGTCAAGATGGTTCATATCTTGCGGAGTTTCTCCTCGGCAAAGGATATGAAGTTCACGGTATGAGAAGGAGAACGTCGATTTTCAACACCGACAGAATTGACCATATTTACGACGATCCTCACATGCCTGGAGCAAAGCTCTTTCTTCATTATGCTGATTTGACTGATTCTTCAAGTATAATAAAACTATTGGGCAAAATAAAGCCGGATGAAATATACAATTTAGGAGCTCAGAGTCATGTTCAGGTTTCTTTTGAAACCCCAGAGTACACTGCCCAGTCTGACGCTTTGGGCACTTTAAGAATACTCGAAGGAATGAGAATCCTAAATATTAACGACAGCGTAAAGTTTTACCAAGCTTCGACAAGCGAACTATACGGGAAAGCGCATGAATTTCCTCAAAATGAAAATACGCCTTTTCATCCGAGAAGCCCTTACGGAGTGGCAAAACTTTATTCTTACTGGATTACCGTGAACTACAGGGAGGCTTTTGATTTTCACGCCAGCAATGGGATTCTATTCAATCATGAATCACCGAGAAGAGGCGAAACTTTTGTGACGAGAAAGATCACGAGAGCGGTCGCGAGAATTAAGCATAAAGTTCAAAAACGATTGTACATAGGAAACCTAAACGCTCAGAGGGATTGGGGGTTTGCCGGGGACTATGTCGAAGCGATGTGGCTGATGTTGCAGCAGGAAAAAGGAGACGATTATGTCATCGCTACAGGTAAGACTTTCTCCGTGAGGTATTTTCTTGAGAATTGTTTCAAAAAGATAGGCGTTGTTATTGCCTGGAAAGGCGAGGGGGTGGAAGAGCAGGGTATAGACGATTCGACGGGGGAAGTTCTTGTAAAAGTAGATCCAGATTATTTTCGACCCGCTGAAGTAGAAAAGTTGGTGGGGGACAGTTCAAAAGCCAGACAAAAATTCGGATGGGAACCGAAAGTATCTCTGGACGAATTGATAGACATGATGATGGAATCAGACATAAAACAAGTCGAGATGGAGATGGCCATAAAAAATTCAGGTTTTAATTATTCAGCGCGGGGAAGGGCTGACAAACTTCTCTGA
- the mazG gene encoding nucleoside triphosphate pyrophosphohydrolase — MEKDLFWDFVEIVSLLRKKCPWDKSQTLESLSNHLIEETQEIVESISLSPEKLNEELGDLLLVLLMMSEVAEEKGLFDIRNVLEKVKEKVVFRHPHIFGNTKAGTPEEVKKIWNRMKSIEKGVSFLKQASLIQKEASEKGFDWEHHEQVVEKLQEEIRELIESENTAQREEEIGDIIFVTVHLANHFGVDPDKALKGTIDKFNKRFGFVEKKMAESGHEMNRKNIDIMENYWRQKAEKIDFKRGKND; from the coding sequence ATGGAAAAAGATTTATTTTGGGATTTTGTCGAAATTGTTTCTCTTTTGAGAAAGAAATGCCCATGGGACAAGTCTCAGACCTTGGAAAGCCTTTCAAACCATTTAATTGAAGAAACTCAGGAAATCGTAGAATCAATTTCATTATCGCCCGAAAAGTTGAATGAAGAACTGGGGGATCTGCTTCTTGTTTTACTCATGATGTCGGAGGTGGCTGAAGAAAAAGGATTATTTGATATACGAAACGTACTCGAAAAGGTTAAAGAAAAAGTCGTATTCAGGCATCCTCATATTTTTGGCAATACAAAAGCCGGGACTCCGGAGGAAGTGAAGAAAATCTGGAACAGGATGAAAAGTATAGAAAAAGGCGTGTCTTTTCTGAAACAAGCTTCGTTGATACAGAAGGAAGCTTCTGAAAAAGGCTTTGACTGGGAACATCACGAGCAAGTTGTCGAAAAACTTCAGGAAGAAATCCGAGAATTGATCGAAAGCGAAAACACCGCCCAAAGAGAAGAAGAGATAGGCGATATTATTTTCGTGACCGTTCATCTTGCGAATCATTTCGGTGTAGATCCTGATAAAGCATTGAAAGGTACGATTGACAAATTCAATAAAAGGTTTGGTTTCGTAGAGAAAAAAATGGCTGAATCAGGACACGAGATGAATCGGAAAAATATCGATATCATGGAGAATTACTGGAGACAAAAAGCGGAGAAAATTGATTTTAAAAGGGGAAAAAATGATTGA
- the guaB gene encoding IMP dehydrogenase produces the protein MIDEIKESLTFDDVLLVPQKSSVLPKQVDVSTKLAKDIELKIPLVSAAMDTVTEFSLAIAMAREGGIGIIHKNMSVKKQSEEVKKVKRSESGMISTPMTIGPEIPLKKAIEIMKINDISGLCVVDENMKLIGLLTHRDVMFEKDLDKKVFNVMTKDNLRTAPVGTNIEQAIEIFKKYKIEKLPIVDDSGRIFGLMTVKDVEKRMWHPLASKDKDGRLRVGAAVGISGDTMERVRSLLDSGVDVIVVDTAHGHSASVLKLIESIRKEHPESTIVGGNVATREGVKDLILSGVDGVKVGIGPGSICTTRVVAGVGVPQLTAITETVEQATIIGVPVIADGGIKYSGDLVKAFAAGANSVMIGSLLAGTDESPGEIVYLEGRSFKVYRAMGSLQAMKQGSADRYFQEGMSKFVPEGVVARVPYRGSLDDVIYQLIGGLKAGMGYLGAENLSELKEKAVFVKISPAGLRESHPHDIIITEEPPNYGVFK, from the coding sequence ATGATTGATGAAATAAAAGAATCCCTGACTTTTGACGACGTTCTTCTCGTTCCTCAAAAGTCTTCAGTTTTACCCAAGCAGGTCGATGTTTCAACGAAGTTGGCTAAAGATATCGAACTTAAAATTCCTCTTGTCAGCGCGGCAATGGACACTGTGACTGAATTTTCGTTGGCTATTGCAATGGCAAGAGAAGGCGGAATTGGAATCATACACAAGAACATGTCGGTTAAAAAACAAAGTGAAGAGGTGAAAAAAGTAAAAAGATCCGAAAGTGGAATGATCAGTACGCCTATGACTATCGGACCTGAAATACCCCTGAAAAAAGCCATTGAAATAATGAAAATAAACGATATATCAGGTCTTTGTGTTGTCGATGAAAACATGAAACTAATAGGTCTTCTCACTCACAGGGACGTTATGTTCGAAAAAGATTTGGATAAAAAAGTTTTCAATGTCATGACGAAAGATAATTTGAGGACGGCTCCCGTCGGAACGAACATCGAACAGGCGATAGAAATTTTTAAAAAATACAAAATAGAAAAATTGCCGATAGTCGACGATTCCGGTAGGATTTTTGGTCTTATGACCGTCAAGGATGTTGAAAAAAGAATGTGGCACCCCCTGGCTAGTAAAGACAAGGATGGAAGATTGCGAGTAGGCGCTGCTGTTGGAATTTCTGGTGATACTATGGAGCGGGTTCGATCATTGTTAGATTCAGGGGTTGACGTAATCGTAGTTGACACCGCTCATGGCCATTCCGCGAGTGTTCTGAAATTGATAGAGTCAATAAGAAAAGAACACCCCGAATCTACTATTGTGGGCGGAAATGTAGCCACGAGAGAAGGCGTAAAAGACCTTATTTTATCCGGGGTTGACGGAGTGAAAGTAGGTATAGGTCCAGGCTCGATATGCACTACAAGAGTTGTCGCGGGTGTTGGAGTTCCGCAGTTGACGGCTATAACGGAAACAGTTGAACAGGCGACAATAATTGGGGTTCCGGTGATAGCAGACGGCGGAATAAAATATTCGGGAGACCTCGTCAAAGCATTCGCCGCTGGAGCTAACTCAGTAATGATAGGAAGTCTTTTAGCCGGAACAGATGAGAGTCCTGGAGAAATAGTGTATCTCGAAGGAAGAAGTTTTAAGGTTTATAGAGCCATGGGATCTCTACAGGCGATGAAACAGGGTAGCGCGGACAGGTATTTTCAAGAGGGGATGAGTAAGTTTGTTCCGGAAGGGGTTGTCGCGAGAGTTCCTTACAGAGGAAGTTTAGACGATGTAATTTATCAGCTCATAGGAGGGTTAAAAGCAGGCATGGGGTATTTGGGGGCTGAAAACCTCAGCGAATTAAAGGAAAAAGCTGTTTTTGTAAAAATATCTCCAGCCGGACTGAGGGAAAGTCATCCCCATGATATAATAATAACAGAAGAACCTCCAAACTACGGAGTTTTTAAGTGA
- the hslV gene encoding ATP-dependent protease subunit HslV has product MSQIKGTTVLAVVKDNSASIGADGQVTFGNTIIKSKAVKLRKMADGKVVVGFAGSVADAFSLFDRFEKHIKEHPDQLSRAAVALAREWRKDKVLRKLEAMLVAVDRTDALLISGQGDVISPEDGIIAIGSGAPYAIASARALTRYTKMSAEDIVRKSLEITSEICIYTNREITVEVIG; this is encoded by the coding sequence GTGAGTCAAATAAAAGGAACAACTGTTCTCGCCGTCGTGAAAGATAATTCGGCGTCAATAGGAGCCGACGGACAGGTAACTTTCGGCAACACAATAATTAAATCAAAAGCCGTGAAACTCAGAAAAATGGCCGATGGCAAAGTCGTAGTGGGTTTCGCAGGCTCGGTCGCTGACGCTTTTTCTCTTTTTGACAGATTCGAAAAACATATAAAAGAACATCCCGATCAGCTCAGCAGAGCGGCGGTGGCTCTGGCGAGGGAGTGGAGAAAAGACAAAGTTCTGCGGAAACTAGAAGCTATGTTGGTGGCAGTCGACAGAACAGACGCTCTTTTGATATCCGGACAAGGTGATGTCATATCACCTGAAGATGGCATCATAGCTATCGGTTCGGGAGCTCCATACGCTATCGCTTCAGCAAGAGCACTGACTCGCTACACTAAGATGTCGGCTGAGGATATTGTCAGAAAATCTCTCGAAATCACTTCAGAGATTTGTATTTACACAAACAGGGAAATAACAGTGGAGGTAATCGGTTAA